The following are from one region of the Salvia splendens isolate huo1 chromosome 2, SspV2, whole genome shotgun sequence genome:
- the LOC121792841 gene encoding uncharacterized protein LOC121792841, giving the protein MQAVGRIGSYISKSVYTVSGTFHPFGGAVDIIVVEQPDGSYKSSPWYVRFGKFQGMLKSKEKVVGITVNDAEADFHMYLDSKGEAFFMQEVDVEEGESAASPPYTSGEEMEGQPRWPLKSKSCNYDSSLFEPVATERKALTRANTRQSQFFGFFGRRSPTEEEENAHDVNRDGSLEVAEMAADLLDLRWSTNLGSPKCKRDNCAPLSDADTLKKAVKKSPLFNGSSHDEINLISKTSYREADGVEMECVTSEYLVSPSVDSVREHTPATKLEPVISALGLDKSDLEMSSVSVVSEATKSDLDIDDSIARLNSLSDANSSLKENEIDNNHSFYSEILGSSAAELEGSSEEKNLLFCHKECRDVCIHSGDHFTIIHEEKISLSRGTSFGASESTLTECYSNLLSRQSSNDSLKDIDSQSIAAASKSSMGEHSILGDKDKLGSSEGPLYDPHIERCTVPPSIGASTISEEEQLLFGDLDGILPASRHSELSASDHEGKKADSLPMIRVADQGIESCDAKCSPISSLDQSEINDSTNALCLDTRTKSPMSNDVSITEIGNVQSEVTIRTARSLPSMVSHNNNLKATDASDFSNASRYPAGEPPKPGYPPRSVDTLGGTGRDGHFRRSTETKIPDVTIDSEEVNGVDISNEPGGVESGTNVTKVKVNKKIVQTLTPTSEQLASLQLKEGKNVVIFTFSTAMLGKQQVDARIFLWRWDTKIVISDVDGTITRSDLLGQVMPLVGVDWSQIGVAHLFTAIKENGYQLLFLSARSISQSYITRQFLLNIKQDGIALPDGPVVISPDGLFPSLFREVVRRAPHEFKIACLEDIRALFPPDSNPYPFYAGFGNRDTDEVSYLRVGIPLGKIFIINPKGEIVVNHHVDTKSYLTLHSLVNGMFPNMFTTEQEDFNTWNFWKLPPPSIDN; this is encoded by the exons ATGCAAGCTGTGGGGAGGATAGGTAGCTACATTAGCAAGAGTGTGTATACGGTTTCCGGGACTTTCCATCCTTTTGGTGGCGCTGTAGACATAATCGTGGTGGAGCAACCGGATGGGAGCTACAAGTCTTCACCATGGTATGTTCGATTTGGGAAGTTTCAGGGGATGTTGAAGTCCAAAGAGAAGGTGGTTGGCATCACTGTGAATGATGCTGAGGCGGATTTTCATATGTACTTGGACAGTAAAGGAGAGGCATTCTTTATGCAGGAGGTTGATGTAGAGGAAGGTGAGTCTGCAGCCTCGCCTCCATACACATCCGGTGAGGAGATGGAAGGGCAACCTAGGTGGCCGCTGAAATCAAAAAGTTGCAACTATGACTCCAGTTTGTTTGAGCCTGTTGCTACGGAAAGGAAGGCTTTGACTAGGGCAAACACTCGCCAATCTCAATTTTTTGGCTTTTTTGGAAGGAGGTCTCCGACAGAGGAGGAAGAAAATGCACATGATGTTAACAGAGATGGATCGTTAGAGGTTGCTGAGATGGCGGCTGATCTCTTGGACTTGAGGTGGTCTACTAATCTTGGTTCCCCTAAATGCAAGAGAGACAATTGCGCGCCATTATCTGATGCAGATACATTGAAAAAAGCAGTCAAGAAAAGTCCTCTGTTTAATGGTTCTAGTCATGACGAAATAAATCTTATTTCTAAAACAAGCTACCGTGAAGCGGATGGTGTTGAAATGGAATGTGTTACCTCGGAGTATCTTGTTTCCCCTTCAGTCGACAGTGTTAGAGAACATACCCCAGCAACAAAGTTAGAACCAGTGATATCAGCATTAGGCTTGGATAAATCAGATTTGGAGATGAGTTCTGTCAGTGTTGTTTCTGAGGCTACGAAATCTGATTTGGATATTGATGATTCTATTGCGAGGCTTAATAGTTTATCTGATGCTAATTCCTCTTTGAAGGAGAATGAAATAGATAATAACCACTCTTTTTACTCTGAGATTTTGGGGAGCTCCGCAGCTGAATTGGAGGGATCGTCTGAAGAGAAAAATCTGCTGTTTTGTCATAAAGAATGCAGAGATGTATGCATTCATTCTGGGGATCATTTCACCATCATCCATGAAGAAAAGATTTCTTTGAGTAGAGGAACTAGTTTTGGTGCTTCAGAAAGTACTTTGACTGAATGCTATTCGAATTTATTGAGCCGTCAGTCATCTAATGATTCTCTTAAGGACATCGACTCACAGAGTATTGCAGCTGCTTCTAAATCGAGCATGGGTGAACATTCTATTTTGGGAGATAAAGACAAGCTTGGTTCCTCTGAAGGGCCTCTCTATGATCCTCATATCGAAAGGTGTACTGTTCCACCTTCAATTGGGGCGTCAACAATTTCAGAAGAAGAGCAGCTACTCTTCGGTGACCTGGATGGCATTCTTCCTGCTTCCAGACACTCAGAACTCAGTGCATCTGATCATGAGGGCAAAAAAGCTGATTCATTACCTATGATAAGAGTTGCTGATCAAGGCATCGAGTCTTGTGATGCAAAATGTTCCCCCATTTCTTCGCTAGACCAATCTGAAATAAATGATTCTACAAATGCCTTGTGTTTGGACACTAGAACAAAGAGTCCTATGTCTAATGATGTCTCCATTACAGAGATTGGCAATGTTCAGTCAGAGGTAACCATTAGAACTGCGAGATCTTTGCCCAGCATGGTTTCCCATAATAATAATCTAAAAGCAACTGATGCCAGCGACTTTTCGAATGCCTCACGATATCCAGCTGGAGAACCTCCTAAGCCGG GGTACCCTCCAAGGTCCGTGGATACTTTAGGAGGAACTGGTAGAGATGGTCACTTTAGACGCTCAACAGAGACTAAAATTCCTGATGTGACCATTGACAGTGAAGAGGTGAATGGCGTAGACATTTCAAATGAACCTGGTGGCGTGGAGAGTGGGACAAATGTGACCAAAGTGAAGGTAAACAAGAAGATAGTACAGACACTTACTCCAACATCTGAACAGCTGGCATCCTTACAGTTAAAAGAAGGGAAGAATGTTGTGATATTCACCTTCTCGACTGCCATGCTGGGCAAGCAACAG GTTGATGCTCGGATTTTTCTGTGGAGATGGGACACTAAAATTGTGATATCTGATGTTGATGGGACAATTACACG GTCTGATCTTCTAGGTCAGGTTATGCCCTTGGTTGGCGTGGATTGGTCACAGATAGGTGTCGCACATCTCTTCACGGCAATAAAG GAGAATGGATATCAGTTACTGTTCCTGAGTGCACGTTCGATTTCTCAGTCTTACATTACTCGACAATTCCTTCTCAATATCAAACAG GATGGAATAGCCTTACCGGATGGGCCTGTCGTCATTTCCCCCGATGGATTGTTTCCTTCACTATTTCGAGAAG TTGTTAGAAGAGCCCCTCACGAGTTCAAAATTGCATGTTTGGAG GATATTAGGGCGTTATTTCCTCCTGATAGCAATCCGTATCCATTTTATGCTGGATTTGGTAACAGAGACACCGATGAGGTCAGCTATCTTAGGGTCGGAATTCCGTTGGGgaaaatatttatcataaaCCCAAAG GGAGAGATTGTTGTGAACCATCATGTTGACACTAAGTCTTACCTGACTCTTCATTCGCTTGTCAACGGAATGTTTCCCAACATGTTTACCACTGAGCAG GAAGATTTTAATACATGGAATTTCTGGAAACTTCCACCACCTTCTATCGACAATTAA